In Nitrosomonas stercoris, the genomic stretch CCTAATAGAGGCTACCAGTGGTAATACTGGAATTGCATTGGCCATGACTGCAGCAGCCTTGGGCTATCACATGATTTTGCTGATGCCAGACAATCAGAGTGTGGAACGTCAACAAGTAATGACGGCGTATGGTGCTGAATTAATCTTGACTCCGCAAGAAGGCGGCATGGAATTGGCCAGAGATACGGCCGAACAATTATACAAGACAGGTAGAGGTTTTATTTTGGATCAGTTTTCTAACCCGGATAATCCGTTGGCACACTATGAAGGTACCGGTCCTGAAATATGGCAGGATACCGCTGGCAAGCTGACTCATTTTGTTAGCAGCATGGGAACCACCGGCACGATCATGGGGTGCGCGCGCTATTTCCGAGAGAAACAGCAAAAAGTGGAAGTTGTTGGTGTACAACCACAAGAAGGCGCAAAAATTCCAGGAATTCGCAAGTGGCCGGAAGCTTATTTACCCAAGATTTATCAGCCCGATCTAGTTGATCGTATCTTGCTGGTGTCCCAGTTGGAAGCAGAAGAGATGGCACGTCGTTTGGCTGCTGAAGAAGGAATATTTGCTGGTATTTCATCAGGTGGAGCAATGGCTGCTGCCTTAAAACTTTCTGCCCAAGTGAAAAATGCAGTTATTGTTTCGATTGTATGTGACCGAGGAGATCGCTATTTATCAACGGGTGTTTTTCCTTTTTCGGGAGCATGAGGCCGAGATAGTTGCTTGATAGTTTTTCTCAGCATAAATGTATTCCGCATTTGTGGCTATTTTGGATATTACTGGTAGCTTGTTTTCCGGTTGTAGCAGCTGTTCCTCTGCTTGATTTTGTGTTGGATGATATTCGTCATCCTGTATTTTCTATACGTTCAGCACATATTCAGTTGTCTGCTGTTCCCTCGCCCACATTTGAGATTAATCTAGGCGAATTAGCTATTGGAAATAAGAAATGGCATAACCTGCAATTGAAGTGTGATCGTGTACATATCAATACGCAGCTGGTTGATTGCTCTGCGGGGCATCTGCAACTTGGTGAGCAAACTTTACCTCTCTCTTTTCAATTATTGCGACAGCATCAAAGGTTTGTCCTGGAGATATACCCACAGTCTGTTAAGAAATCGAGCGGAAAATGGCGATTAGTGATTGATTGGCGAGCAAAACAGTGGCGCAGTGTACTAAAAATAGTAAATGGGGATGGTAAGTTTCTGGCAAATTTGCTGCCCCAGCAAGTAGAACAGATACAGGTGCAGCAAGCAAAGTTAAATGGCAGTATTCGCGTTGATGGCAATGAAGCCGCTGTAACCACTGTGCATGCTCAATTGCGTGCCAGTGAGCTGTCTTTTAATGATGCTAGTGGCCAGCATGCAGGTGAGCGGGTAGCAGGCAATCTTGATCTGAAGATTCGTAGGCACAATAACAGTTGGTTGTGGCGAAGTCGCTTTGATTGGTC encodes the following:
- a CDS encoding cysteine synthase B, translating into MNKTIEHCIGHTPLIQLKRLPGKTSNTVLAKLEGNNPAGSVKDRPAYSMIMRAQQRGVIRPGDTLIEATSGNTGIALAMTAAALGYHMILLMPDNQSVERQQVMTAYGAELILTPQEGGMELARDTAEQLYKTGRGFILDQFSNPDNPLAHYEGTGPEIWQDTAGKLTHFVSSMGTTGTIMGCARYFREKQQKVEVVGVQPQEGAKIPGIRKWPEAYLPKIYQPDLVDRILLVSQLEAEEMARRLAAEEGIFAGISSGGAMAAALKLSAQVKNAVIVSIVCDRGDRYLSTGVFPFSGA